gggcgCAGTTATGCAAATGTCAGTTATGCAAATGTCTACCATCCTGTAAAAAACAAAGTGCTGAGTAATACGTCGTAAAATAAACGTGTGTccatggatggaaaagtcagcaGCAAAATATAATGAAACACAAGCAATAAAATCAGTCTCTGTGGAGGAAACCCTCCAAGTCCGTAATGTTGAAAAACTGTAATAGATCTGTAGTTATGCTTAAAGGTACAATGCGAAAAAACAAATCGGCAGATTCTGTGATTAATAAATGTAACCAAATCTACATCAGTTCTTTAACTGCAGCGAGGTTTGTTACTGCAAGTCACTTACCCCGACAAAGTCATACACACCAGCACCGCCTTCCCAGGTAGGAAAAAACGTAGCAAGGAACAGCATCTGtaggccaaaaaaaaacaaaaacgactCTGAGCATAAATTCTTGAGTTGCATTCGTTATGTCGAAGAAAGAAAAGTCCTCACTTTGCATAGCTGTACAAAGAGGTAAGTAGCTCCTGCTTGGACACATCTCCAGAACGCATTGTATTCTGATCTGAAAAAGATTAGATTATTTGAACAGATGTTTTTAGATATAAAACATTGTAACAGGAGCGGAGCAGATGCTGGAGCGAGGTTCTGGATTGAGTTGGCGATCAATATCAAGTCCTCACTGAATCTTGATGAGTTTGAGTCAggttttaaaacatatttatttgtttaagctTATGATTAAGTATAAAGTCCCTATTTTATGTCTTCTTGTTTGTATAAGTGTAaatcttcatttcttttatagCACTTTGGTCAAGAGGCATTGTTTTCGAATGTGCTTTATAAATTAATGTGACTGGCTGATTGATACCATGAAACTGATTTTTGTAGACTACATATTTACATTGGGttaatttaaaattgtaatgcaacacaatgcaaaaaaactacAAGTGATGCATTGGAAGGCGCAGGAAAAATCGCAGTGGAAGATCAGGGAAAGTTCAGGGAAAACTCAGGGGAAGCGCAGAGGAAGTAGAGGGGAAGTGCCAATGGAAGCTCAGGGGAAGTGCAGTGGAAGGTAAAGGAAAGGTAAGGGGAAGCTTAGAACTTTAGGGTAAGGACAGGGGAAGAAGAGGGGAAGCTTAATGAAAGTTAAGGTTAAGGTTAAAGGAAGTTTAAAGGGAGTTCAGGGGATGGTAAGGGAACTTCAGTGAAAGATCAGTGTATGTTGAGTAGAAGGTAAGTGGGGGAAGACCAACGGAAGTTCAGTAGAAGCTTAATGGAAGTTTAGCGGAAGCTCAGCGGGAAGGACATtgaaagctgaaagaagaacaCGGGAAGCAGAGTGTAAAGCTCATGTAAGAGGATTAAGCTTCACTGCACCACCGCTTCTCATTCCAGACTGAGTATAACCTCTTACACTTTAGATTTTACACACAACAAATACAACCCCCCCCCtcctaaaaaaattaaaaatgggGCAAGAAGAGAGCACTTACAATCCGCTGCATTTATATGTAATGAAGTAGGGGAAATAAGCCAGTGCAATACAATTCCCAAAATGAAAAAGCGTCATTTCTCAAGAACtatcaaataaagaaacaaCTCCTGGACCTGTCAAGAGAGAAACAACAGCTCATTAACCACACTCAGTGCTGAGCCACATTTATGACCAACATctcttttcatttgcattttacaataatgtatttaaaataaatacccAATGCAGCCACaattaaagctgaatcctaagtACCCCCTATGCCCTGTATAGGGCCCTTGTTTAAGGATCATGAGTTATTTGGGATTCAGCTCACGACTAGAGACTAGAGAACTACACGCTACATGGCTAACATCAAACAGCGATTTAAATTTACAACTTTTTCATCACAAATATCTCCTCATTAGCTTAATAAATATGTCTAATTAATTGTTGTGCATTTAAatcttaataaatgtaatacgtTACCGAATGACCGCTAAGGTTTCTTAATGGAGCGTCAAAAATGAGAGACGGGTTTCTCATTGAAAAGGTTCCGGACTTCAACAAAGCAGCAGAAAAGAAGAGTTCCGCTTTCCGCAGGGACAACTTGGTAGCATTAATACATTTACCAAAAACAATTGTGTATGAATCACAATTCATGTTCATATTTGACTTGAATTaatgcaaatttttattttatggatacgattaattttaatacatttcttttgttttaaatagttCCCCTAACACTACCAAAGCTTACTTTgacacactgatcaggcattacattatgaccacctgactAATActgtgttggttccccttttgctgcctcAACAGTCCTAACAGCAttcacttcttcagcaatttgagctacaggagctcgtctgttggatcggaacacacggtccagccttcactccccacatgcatcagtgGGCACCCATGACCCGGTCAccggttctccactgttcctttcttggaccacttttgatacattctgaccactgcagaccgggaacatcccacaagagatGCATCCCCAGACGTCTAGctgtcacaatttggccctttttAAACTCgattaaatccttacgcttgcccatttttcctgcttctaacacatcaactttgaggacaaattgttcacttgctgtctaatatatttcacccactaacaggtgccatgatgaagagaccTCTCCTATTCGGGTATAAATCGCTCTGAATAAGgttctgctaaatgctgtaaatgtaatgtaaatttaGGAGGAAACAAAATTTTGCCATAAATTAAGTGCACATTGTCAAAACAGAACCTTAGTTATAGGTACGTGTGTAACCACTCTTGGTTCTCATGTCAGATCTTTCTGTTACACACGTTGCCAGACCTTTGATAGGTAACCCAACCGATATGGTTAGGGCTATTAAGCAATGGCTGAATGGTATTAACATATCCAAAAATAATTCcccacaccacctccaccagtcCATATCTTCCTCAAGTTAGTGCCAGACCAAATTCTGACCATCTGTTCACCTCAGAACAAATTATGAttcatcaaaacattttttacaggTTTCAAACCTGTCCGATTTTGGAGAGCTTGTGACCACTGTACCTCAATTTTCTGTTCTTGGCTGTCAGAAGCAGATCCCAAAGTGGATTTTGCTTCTTGTAGCCAAACCACCTACAACTTTTTACATACTAAAATATCTTTCCTGGGTGGAGTTATAGCATTTCTCCAAACAAGTTTTAAACTCTTCCCATTTATGAGTTCGTTGAAATACTGAAAATACATTGTGTAGCTGTTCCTAAAGCTTAATCGCTCAGCATAAGATCTTTCAAGCAactacacaaaaatataaataaaaaaatacaacagttTTCCTACTTTTATTAATGTTGCAGTTACATTCAAAATGCAATTAGTTTAACCTCATTTAAAAGGAGCTCATGGGTTAAAAGACTTcagatgaataaaatgaaataactcAAACATCGATAATGCATAttaagtattttattaaaatatgtataaaaacaagataaaatatatattcatacatacTGAACATGATAAATATGCATACGCTGTCTGTATAATTAAACAATACATGTTTATAGTCATACATTTTCATTCGTACAAGGATATATTTTTGCATTAACTGGCAGTGGTGATGTGTACCCTGGTAAGAAAGAGGTCCCTCGGTCCAGAGCCGGTAACCGAGATAAAAGTAGCTGTTTCACTGAAAAGTTTCGACAGCAGCAGCTTTCACCTGAGATTGGTTTTTAAAAAACGATTCCTGGAGTATGTAATTAAAACGGCACACACTCAGAGGGTAGGAAAAGTGTGCAAACTTGAGCAGAAAGCAACGTCTCCAGATTTTAACATCTGGCTCCACATAGCCTTGATccatctgtatttgtgtgtgtgtgtgtttgtgtataatatatatatatatatatatatatatatatatatatatatatatatatatatatattgtgtgtgtgcacaatcATGTCTGATGGTAgtgatggtagtgatgatgatgatgatgctcatggtggtgatgatgctCGTGTCGTTGTACCATGGGCACCACAAATCCTGCGGCGTTTGTGTGTTCCCGATCAGGTAAATGTGGAGTATGTTTGCTGTGCGTTCTGGATCTCAGCCTTTTACTGTGGCTGTGTTGCAGGGGGTGCTGGGAGTGTGAGTGCGGCTGAGACTGGCTCTGTTGGGGCAGGTGGTACACGTCCTGGCCGCTGTGATGCCCGTAGCACTTGCTGGCCCTCGTCGCGGTGGGGCCGCCCGCTTTAGACGCCCCTTTATGGGGTCTGGTGGGGAGGAGAGCACGAGATGCGCAGTGATCGGCGATGAGCTGTGAGCGGCGCTGCTGCTGGGAGTGCGAGTCCGGCTCGTGGGAGCGAGAGCGGCTCTGAGAGTGAGATGGGCGTGATAAATTATCCTGGTGCTCTGTAGGGGCACtgtggctggaaaaaaaaaacaagataacaAAAAGGTGTTAGATTagttctcaaaaaaaaaactgacaatgCAAACTAtgaaaaaacaatgaataattttttaaatcctgTGAATATAATAGGTTTAATGACACATTAccatttttttgttagttttagtatactaaataattaattattgctTTTAACCACAAGATGGTGCTACAAGCAAACAAATGTTTGACATGCAGAGGATCACAGTTTTTATGGGTATAATCAATAGTATCTATTTCAAATACAATTGTTTGAGACAAACCCCAAAATCTAATCTCACTCACTTTCGAATCTGGAGGTGTAGTTTTCAATGCCAGCCAGGTCCAAGTAGTGATTcctcctctctgtgttctcatCCACACAGTAATGATTCCTCTCTAGAGGTTCCCTGAAAAatactctttttttaattattatgtatattataataatgtgtatattttaatgtgtatatataatatatttctatagcgattttcacaacagacattgtctcaaagcagctttacagaatttaacagttaaggtcatcgatgtgtatttatccctgatgagcagccgtggcgaatGTGGCAAGGGAAAAACTACCAAAACCAAACTGCCAACCAAAACAGCAGGTGGTCTGAGAAACTGTGTTTTCCGTTTCCTCTGTTTTCCGTTCATTAATGGAAATCACAGTGTCTTTAAGCTTAAAGTGTTTGGATCACTTTTACCCAGCTAAAATTCGacaaaataatttcattatgTAGAAAGGGACAAATTAGCAACTAGCATGACTGAATGCCAGAACCAGTTGCATCTGAATAAACAGTTGATggttataaataacattttaagtaGTTAAAGGTTTGTTCATTAGCAGTGCTTTACTTTACCCCTTTGACAAGCGCACAtctgttttgaatttgatgcaGGGGGAATGAATGCACTTCTTTGTCCTGTTGTCTTTAAACATTCTGCACATTTTTGCCGTTAACTTTTTGTTAACGAGTCGTCGGTTCAGACCAGAGAGATGCTGAAAATATGTCAAATTAAAATCCTTAAAAGACTGAAGGCGGTGAAAACTTACAGCTAATGTTTCTATCCATAGTCTCCGGTATGACGCTCTGCATTATGACGAGTGAAACAATTACCAAAAAATGAATGATATTGTATAAACCTTTATGCAACTTCAAACATTTTCATGTCAATGTCTAGTCCAGTGAACCCACAAGCCAAACTTTTAGACGCTTAAACAGAACCAAATCTTTAGTGGTTTCTAACCTCATGTGTGAAGAGTGGCGTTTCTCTCCCCTCTCACGCACCTCTTCCTGCTGTGTGCCGTCTACACGGCTACAGCTCCAGTCCCTTTCTGAgataggaggaaaaaaagtaagtacactacactgttaattcctcaaagaaaataaagcagtCATTCATTTAGGTTTTAATGGAACTGAGTTCAATCTCTGTAGCTACTTGTGTACCTGTCCCAGTCTGTGTGGTGTGTTCTCTCTGCCGGGGACTGGGCTCAGGGGTGACGGTCAGCTTCACACGGAGCGTTTTGCTTTTACTGTGGCTCGGCCGGTTTACTGAAGCATCCACTACGTCGTAGATCGTATGCATAAGACTCGACATGTcctgagagaaaaataaattagaaaacaaatttcacgttttcattaaaaaaaacatcatattggattttaccgataccggAAGCTAgattggatcgtacttgccgatatcCAATTATTCAGccgattttttttaatggataccggataaaaaacaaacaaacaaacattctaTGTACACTCTATGTCACATACTCTGTactgaaatttatttaaaaaaaaaaaaatccaaaaacagaactgagtcatgaaaatgtgctgaatGAAATAAGTAattatatcaataaatattaagaaaataaagacatgcattcaatctgaagtaaaaagtaatactccaaataaataataacagttACATCAGAAATTAAAAAGACAcctcaaataaacagcacgtgattccagtgatttgcctctagaggccgctctcgtactgtataaggAAAATCGTTATGGCTTTTTGCTGATAGCTCCTATTGGTGGCGATTTAtcggcaaaaccgatgaattggtcgacctctataTGTCATATCATGGATATCTTTATGCTTATATTTGCAGGAGACGGCAGATAGTGTTTTTTGCTCAAAATTCTAAATTGTAACTTTTGAAACAGGAAGAAACTTAACTAGTCCTGAAACTGCAAGTGATTCAAATCTAACATGGTCCATTTTTAGTTCTAGTTCTATTTTAATATTGAAAGTTAATAAGCTTCAAATTATTATGGAGAAAACAGAGCTGGTGTGCATGGTATCCAGTGAGTGGGCTCTTCTTGTCATCATAAAGCATGTCGACAAACAGtgcgtcagtgattcgcctctagaggccgctctcgtacaaTGTAATGACATCGGACCTTCTCAGTCCCTCCAGCAGTATCCGATAGTTGCAGCAATCATCTATCAGTGCCAATTAATCAACAAAATCAGTCGAACTTGAATATTAATAACTACATAGGAAGTACAAGTTACTTCCTGTTATTATTTACGTTATAATAGCTACTGTTTAAACAGTCGTTCATTTTTCTCTATAAAATTATTAAGACAAAAACATGTTAATGAGAATTTGCAGTACTCCTCTGTCCTGTAGTGTAAAGTGCTACAGTAACTCTGGACACTCCTTCCATTAGCGTTAAACAACCTCACTGTATCAATGATTCCATTCATCATTCATAACAACACGCTTCCATGACATCgtattgaaatgaaatgaaaacttATTTAACGCTTTTCAGCTAATCAGGTTTGAGAATTTACTAGAATTGGATATTCAAAAGTCATTATTGAAATTACATTACATGAAAGATGGCGGTTGTGCGATCTCACCTCTTTGGTCACTTTGCCGCTGTTGTCAAAGTCATACAGGGTGAAGACCCACTCCTGCCTGTTATCGCCCTCCACAGACACATCACACTCCAGCTCCTGTGacacgcacaaacacagacaTGCAGGTGGCACtgtgagaaagacaaagaggTTTTTAACCTTTGCTTTTCTATTCTTCATTAGGAACAGATTACTGAAGAGCTCTTTAACTCTGATTCGCCTTGGATGTAGTCGCAGCATGTGGGGAGAGACAGGAAAGGGGGTGTTGGGGTTTGTGTCTGCCCCATTCTCAGTTACAGTCATTTGGCAGACCCTGTCTATTAATTTGCCTGTAATGGGGAAACATTAGGAATGCAGACATGCACAGGGCCAGACAGAGACAAAACTCTTTGAtggagaaaaaagtttttttgtatgttttgaaACAGGAGAGTGAAATTATATCTCTCTGTCGCTGACTGCATACTTTGATGTGTAACagtctatattttattactaCACAGCTATACAATCATGTGCACTTTTCAGtcattcactgtgtgtgtgtgtgtgtgtgtgtgtgtgtgtgtgtgtgtgtgtgtgtgtgtgcgtgtgtgttcttacATTTAGACTGATGCGTTTCCTTGCTTTATTGCTCTCTCGCTCTACTTCATCACCGTTCACAAACTGCACAGAGCTCTCACGGCCTTCCGCTTTCTCAGAAGGCAggaccactacacacacacacacacacacacacacacacacacacacacacacacacacacacacacacacacacacacacacacacacacacacacacattatatgacAATATAAGTGCATGCTGTTAAACAATTACACAAATTAAACTCTTATAAATATGAGGTGAGCcgatattacaatataatatcaatattaaacaaaataatgttaCTAGACTCTTACGAGGGTATTGGATTTGAACAATTCATTTAGCTCCATTCCAAAAAATCACATTAATTTCAAACCCTAATAGTCTGAATTCAAAATCacaatttatcatttaattctgtgtttttgtaatACAAGATTTTTCACATAACACAAATCGAAATAGACATCAAGTGAGGTGAAGTGTGTTCGTGCATACACACCCTCTAGAGGACAGTGGTGGTCTCCAAAATGTCCATCCTTAAACTCACACCTGTCCAAGTCCTACAAGGtggaagacagagagacaaagagagagacatgctagtgagacagagacaatgTAGTGAACATCTCTCTGCTTATCAGgttcaattgtgtgtgtgtgtgtgtgtgtgtgtgtgtgtgtgtgtgtgtgtgtgtgtgtttacatcttTGGAAAATGGCAGCAAAATATACCATAATACAATTACCCGAACACATTTCTACAACATTATTaggatttttttcctccaaaatgtttatattcatgtgtTCAAAAAATTCATAGTAAAATGCTAAGAGGTGCTACTGCACACAAAGACACCCTGTACAATTTTATGCTTCTAATTTAGTGGTTTGGGAAACGAccacataaggctggaaaagtcaggtgtcccagtacttttgtccatatagtgtaggtgCTAGGCGGTTAAAAATCGCAGAGATTTTCCTCGCCGCTGTCTCTGTTGACATTCTTATTACTGATCTAAACCTACATGAATTCTGTAAGGCTGCTCTGCGACAATTCCACAAGTGTTTAAAGTGCTGTACAAACAAAACTCAAGCGAATTTTACGCCAATGCAAAAATCATGATAATGTTTACCCCACACATCACAATGTGAACAAGAACAATGTGACCTTAGTGACTTTGACCATGGCATGCCGACTGAACCTGCTGACTGGTTGCCAGACTGGTTCGACCTGATAGAAAGACTTTGGTAACACGGATAACCACTCTTTAcgactgtggtgagcagaaaggCATTTCAGAGCAAAGGAAAACATCCAAAATATTGTGGAATTTGCACTCTGAAGGGGCTAAAGTGCTGCTGAGGCTGCTCTGAGAGAGGCCATACCTATTAGTATAATGTTCATAAGCGAGTGAATGGTTAGAATCATTTGAACAAATTggaatgtaattaatttaatttgaatgaattttattttattaatttaagtcATTTGATGGGGATGCACGACTCAAACTTATGCGATCTGCTCTTTATACTCAAGTAATAAAATGTGGAATGCTCTGCTCTATTTAATACCATATACATAAATTGAGATTCTGCAACGAGAAACTTTTCActgattaatgtttttaaataaaaataagaacatCATTTCCCTAGTTATTTAAATTTGagttctatgtgtgtgtgtgtgtgtgtgtgtgtgtgtgtgtgtgtgtgtgtgtgtttacatcttTGGAAAATGGCAGCAAAATATACCATAATACAATTACCCGAACACATTTCTACAACATTATTaggatttttttcctccaaaatgtttatattcatgtgtTCAAAAATTCATAGTAAAATGCTAAGAGGTGCTACTGCACAAAGACACCCTGTACAATTTTATGCTTCTAATTTAGTGGTTTGGGAAACGAccacataaggctggaaaagtcaggtgtcccagtacttttgtccatatagtgtaggtgCTAGGCGGTTAAAAATCGCAGAGATTTTCCTCGCCGCTGTCTCTGTTGACATTCTTATTACTGATCTAAACCTACATGAATTCTGTAAGGCTGCTCTGCGACAATTCCACAAGTGTTTAAAGTGCTGTACAAACAAAACTCAAGCGAATTTTACGCCAATGCAAAAATCATGATAATGTTTACCCCACACATCACAATGTGAACAAGAACAATGTGACCTTAGTGACTTTGACCATGGCATGCCGACTGAACCTGCCGACTGGTTGCCAGACTGGTTCGGCCTGATAGAAAGACTTTGGTAACACGGATAACCACTCTTTAcgactgtggtgagcagaaaggCATATCAGAGCAAAGGAAAACATCCAAAATATTGTGGAATTTGCACTCTGAAGGGGCTACAGTGCTGCTGAGGCTGCTCTGAGAGAGGCCATACCTATTAGTATAATGTTCATAAGCGAGTGAATGGTTAGAATCATTTGAACAAATTggaatgtaattaatttaatttgaatgaattttattttattaatttaagtcATTTGATGGGGATGCACGACTCAAACTTATGCGATCTGCTCTTTATACTCAAGTAATAAAATGTGGAATGCTCTGCTCTATTTAATACCATATACATAAATTGAGATTCTGCAACGAGAAACTTTTCActgattaatgtttttaaataaaaataagaacatCATTTCCCTAGTTATTTAAATTTGagttctatgtgtgtgtgtgtgtgtgtgtgtgtgtgtgtgtgtgtgtgtgtgtctgtttattgATTGTGATTgcacagcatttagcagacgccctaatccagagtgacttacaattatcccAGTCATTCCACagagcagctgagggttaagggccttgctcaaggggcctTGCACTGGCTGCTACGTGATagtaggatttgaactcattacctaaatgtactaaatgatggtgtgtgtatatggctGTAAAATCAGTGGGAAATTCTTCTAAACGTTCGGAGCTCGACAGAAAAATACTACAGAAAGCAAGAGAGATCGTCTCTCATGTAGCTCATCAGGAAAAGCAGTGGCACAAAAATGCAAAACCACAATTACGAATCCCGACCTGTTGAGCACTACGCAAAAAATATAACAGAGTGCTGTAATTcaaagaacacacacagacatacatttaaatttatgttTATGGCAGACATGCTCAAACCGTGTCAGAAAGAGCTTTTGAGAGATGGAGGCACTTCAGACACTTCATGCTGTGCAAGACTAAGACACGTTCAGTGAAACGTCTGTGAATCTTTATTAAAAACTAATCGACTTTCTaaagaataaagtaaaatattggCCATGTTGAGGGGAAAATGTTCGATGTTCAGGCCGAGTCTGTAGAACAACTCCGCAGGGGATCTGCCAGAGATCAGAGATCAAGGATCACAGGTCATGGATGGGGTACTGAGTGAAGAGGATGAAACATTTGGCGAATGAAAGAAAGACAACAGATCAAAAGTCGAAACAAAACATGACAAATagggataaagagaaagaaaaaatgaaacaaaaacggGCAACATACGAGGGGCCTTGGTAAAGAGACCACCCACAGGGTTTAtgtattctctttatttatagACGAGATTATGTTCAGTCTCTTCTCTCACTGTGGAAGTAACATGATAAACCATTGTTTAATCCGACTGGTGAAAAGGACAAGGGAGCGAAAGAAACTGCAAGACAGAAGCACCTTGCAATGTAAGTCAATATAATAAGTCAAGCTgaacaataaaagaaataagatAAATACTTAAAAAGACACTAAGGATATTGAAACGTTACAGCACTTCCAAGTGTTTCAATCCTCTTGTCTTCCACTTgacagcatttatgatttcatttataatCCTTTTTGTACATGGCGTCCACTAAAGTGGACAGATATTTGGACGCCGTTTTAAACCATTCAATTTGCAGTATC
This sequence is a window from Silurus meridionalis isolate SWU-2019-XX chromosome 21, ASM1480568v1, whole genome shotgun sequence. Protein-coding genes within it:
- the nkd2b gene encoding protein naked cuticle homolog 2-like; this translates as MGKLHSKYACKRRENPEGDSSVVSGFLSKRGGETERSEQKSRHIQDLDRCEFKDGHFGDHHCPLEVVLPSEKAEGRESSVQFVNGDEVERESNKARKRISLNELECDVSVEGDNRQEWVFTLYDFDNSGKVTKEDMSSLMHTIYDVVDASVNRPSHSKSKTLRVKLTVTPEPSPRQREHTTQTGTERDWSCSRVDGTQQEEVRERGEKRHSSHMREPLERNHYCVDENTERRNHYLDLAGIENYTSRFETTVPLQSTRIIYHAHLTLRAALAPTSRTRTPSSSAAHSSSPITAHLVLSSPPDPIKGRLKRAAPPRRGPASATGITAARTCTTCPNRASLSRTHTPSTPCNTATVKG